The stretch of DNA AGATTTCTTTTTTGGAGATTTTTTAAAAAATAGAAGGTGTTTCCGCCTGATAAAAAGAGACCATCACAGGCTTTCAGTTCTTCTATAATTGTCTCATCATATTCTTGATCAGCGTCAAAATATAAAAAGTCGCTAACACCTATATTCTGAAAATATTCTTTAACGAAGTTGTAGTATTTTCTTTGTGGGTCTGATTGGGAGGGTATGTATCCAATTTTAAAGGATCCTTTGCCAATTATTCCTTTGATTTTGTCCTCTAGTTGTGGATTCATATTATCTGAAAGATTGCTCAACAGCACAAGATTCCTCATAATTAGTTCTCCTTTTTCTATAACCGCCTGTTTTTTCGTAAGAACTTCCAATTCGACAAGAGCGGGGCGAATCCCTGCCTGAATGAAAGACAAAACTCTTCCCCGCATCTTGCTTTTTGTCCTTCATTCAAGCTATGAAGGACAAAACCTGGCTCTGCATCTTGCTTTTTGTCCTTCATCCACGCTATGAAAGACAAAACACCGCTCCTCACCTTGCATTTTGTCCTTCATCCAAGCTATGAAGGACAAAACCTGGCTCTGCACCATGCTTTTTGTCCTTCATCCAAGCTATGAAAGACAAATCCGGGCTCTGCTCCTTGCATTTTGTCCTTCATTCAAGCTATGAAAGACAAAACCTAACTCTGCACCACGCTTTTTGTCCTTCATCCAAGCTATGAAGGACAAAACCTGGCTCCTCACCTTGCATTTTGTCCTTCATCCACGCTATGAAAGACAAAACCCTTCATCGCCCCCAAAACAAAAAAGCTGCCCAATCACCTCGGGACAGCTTTGCCTGCGAGG from Bacillus sp. SLBN-46 encodes:
- a CDS encoding Type 1 glutamine amidotransferase-like domain-containing protein — protein: MSFIQAGIRPALVELEVLTKKQAVIEKGELIMRNLVLLSNLSDNMNPQLEDKIKGIIGKGSFKIGYIPSQSDPQRKYYNFVKEYFQNIGVSDFLYFDADQEYDETIIEELKACDGLFLSGGNTFYFLKNLQKRNLIPTIQDMVEKGKLLIGLSAGSIIMSKTIKIADYIDENIVDLQTVDALDLIDFEFMPHWDVQQPRLEGLLEYSLTNRNTIYTCYDGDGIVIQGDSIEFFGKVNEIRNGKLIEMNWSGENE